A segment of the bacterium genome:
CCGCCGAAGGTCCAGGGATTGCGACAATATTTAAAGTGTCGCCAAATTGCTCCCGCAATTTGGCGACAAGGTGGCTCCCCGGATCTGAAATTGACGGCGTCCCCGCATCCGACACCAATGCCAAATTTTTTCCCTCTTTTATCAACTCTGCTATCTTTTCTATCGGCTTCCCGCTTTTTTGTTCGTTGTAAGTTGTAAGTTGTTTGTTGATGATTCCGTAATGTTTCAGTAGTCTTTGCGTCATCCGAGTATCTTCACACAAAATAACATCCACCTCTTTGAGCACCCGAATTGCCCGAAAGGTAATATCTTCCAAATTTCCTATAGGCGTTCCGATAACATATAAAGTGGGCATAAGTGCACTCTATATAAATAAAACAGCGAGGGCAAGCCCCGCTGGTTTAAGGTTCCTCATACAAAAAAATGGAAATGTGTATTTGTTCGCCCCACTTCTTAATGATTTCCTGAGTTCGGGGAAGACCATAATCAACAATCTTTGGTCGACCAAATATATCCTGACAAAAATTTTCCGGATTGAGAAAATGGTGGCCATCGCGAATAACTTCGCCGTTGGTTATCCCAAGTACTGGCATCCAAAACATTCTTGTCCACCACTTGTCCCTATTGTATTCATCTTCAAAAGGAATTCTGACAGGACGTCCATATTTCTGGATGTTCACAGTACCAAAGAAAGAAAAATATGTTGGTTGTAGAAACGGATGCTTTGTGCGCGAGTAAAACCGATATTCACGCCAATTGCACGCAATTCCATGAAAAAGCGCCCATTTAAGGCCCTCCATGCAATCTACAGAATAATCAACGAATTCTCTCTTTAGCCGAGGTACTAATTCTCGCCGTTGTTTTATCACCCGTTGTAGCAAGGAAAAAGATAATATGTTTGGCCAAAGTATTTTGGGGAATTTAAGAACCACACCGAGTGTCGGTAACAAAATAACAAAACGATTCCTACCATTTTTTACTTTCAAGGATATCTCCTTTTGACTACAAGACTAGACACTAAACTAACACCATCTCCCACGCTTTGCAAACATTGCTAAATTACTATGATTTACCCAAGCATACTTAAGAATTTGAGAATACTTTCTCCACGCTTGGTCAGCTTGTGTCGCACGAAGTTCCCATCATGTCTTTTCATTGTGAGTCCTGCGACCACCAATTTGCCAATATGATCGGAAGCATTATTAAAACTAATCTTTAGAGTTCTTGCAATTTCTTCAACCGAAAGTTCAGGTTTCTCTTTCAATAAATCAACTATCCCAAGTCGCCGGTGGCTGGCAATTCCTTTTGTGATTGTTTCTATTTTTCGCCAATTCACCATTCACAAATAATATCACACTCAGCTTATCTATACCAGTATTCAGTGGAATACTGGTATAGATACAACTCTTTATGACTTATAACTATGATAGTAATAAATCCCCCACTTTGTAAACATCGCCGGCACCCATGGTTATAAGAACGCTATTTGGCGATAAATTGGTTTTAAGATAATCAGCAATTGCACTTGGGTTTGGAAATGCTAAAACATTTCCACCAAGTTCTTTTATTTTTTCTGCCAACATATTGGAAGAAATTGTTTCATCAAATTGCTCGCGCGCGGCATAAATTGGCGCCAAAATTACTTTGTTGGCAGACTTTAGGGCCTCTGCAAAATCATTGAGTAGAAGTTTGGTGCGAGAGTAAAGATGTGGCTGAAAAATAATTGTAATTTCTTTGTCGGGAAATTTTTCCCTAAAACCCTGCAGGGTGGCTTTAATTTCTGTCGGGTGATGGGCATAATCGTCGTAGACGATTATGCCATTTTTCGTTTCACCTTTATATTCAAACCTTCGCCATGTGCCGGCAAATGATGCCAATGATTTAAATGTTTCTTCTTGATTAAGTCTTAAGACATCCGCTACCGCGAGCGCTACTGACGCATTCCGGCGATTATGCTCCCCCGGAAGCTGGAGTTCAATCTTATGTGGCAAATTTTCCGGTTTTAAATATTCGGTAAAATTGATAACTCGGCATTTCAAATCCTTAATAATCGGTTTCAAACTTTCATCTCCGGTATCGCAAATCAGAAATCCGCCCTCC
Coding sequences within it:
- the rsmI gene encoding 16S rRNA (cytidine(1402)-2'-O)-methyltransferase, coding for MPTLYVIGTPIGNLEDITFRAIRVLKEVDVILCEDTRMTQRLLKHYGIINKQLTTYNEQKSGKPIEKIAELIKEGKNLALVSDAGTPSISDPGSHLVAKLREQFGDTLNIVAIPGPSAVVSALSISGLPASDFLFFGFLPHKKGRETLFKEIAESKRTVAF
- a CDS encoding winged helix-turn-helix domain-containing protein; the protein is MVNWRKIETITKGIASHRRLGIVDLLKEKPELSVEEIARTLKISFNNASDHIGKLVVAGLTMKRHDGNFVRHKLTKRGESILKFLSMLG
- a CDS encoding Mur ligase family protein, which translates into the protein DNNSELAQAHKLGVATMSYPEMLGLISKTHYTIAVSGTHGKTTTTGMLAKVFIDAKKDPTVIIGSFLKDFASNFVAGFSDYFIVEACEYKRSFLNIWPTIVVITNIDRDHLDYYKDLPDIQSAFREFVLKIPEGGFLICDTGDESLKPIIKDLKCRVINFTEYLKPENLPHKIELQLPGEHNRRNASVALAVADVLRLNQEETFKSLASFAGTWRRFEYKGETKNGIIVYDDYAHHPTEIKATLQGFREKFPDKEITIIFQPHLYSRTKLLLNDFAEALKSANKVILAPIYAAREQFDETISSNMLAEKIKELGGNVLAFPNPSAIADYLKTNLSPNSVLITMGAGDVYKVGDLLLS